The sequence below is a genomic window from Fibrobacter sp. UWB10.
CAGCTCCACAAGAGCTGCCTTTTTTTGTTCGGGGAAAGCGGCGGCGGAGCCTGGCGCGAAAACTCCGTCGGCAAAAGAGACTTCCAGCTTGTTGAAGCGAACCGCCTCGGCAAAGCCGCCAGTGGCCTCGGGCACGGAATCGGCGTACGGCAAGTAGGGCTTGATATCTACGATAGGCGTGCCGTCCATGAGGTCGGCGCCGCTGACCGTAATGGAGGGCGCGCCCTCCCCCGTCAAGTTGATTTTCTCGATTTTGACGCAGCTCATGGCCAAGGGATTCGGCCTAAAGCTGCTGCGGGTCGCAAACACGCCCAGCCGCGTATTGCCACCAAGACGGGGCGGGCGTACCGTCGGCTTCCAGGTGTCGCGCACATTTTCCGAAAAAATCCATAAGAGCCACAAGTGACTAAAGCCATCCAGACCGCGCAACGCGTCGGCATTGCGGAACTCCGGCTCAAAGACAATCGTCGAGCGCAAATTCTTCAAAAGCCCGCTCTGCCGCGGAATCCCGAACTTGTCCGGAAAATCGCTCCTGATGCGGGCAATGACCTTGAAAGTAATCTCTTTCCTCTTTTCCACACGGGAATATATAGAAAAAAAATGCCCCTATTTTAGAACGAATCCAAATCAAGCGTTAAAAGAATATCCGTAAAATATTGCAACGCCGAATACTTGATTTCTGGCGAATCAAGATTCGTCTGTGCCTTAATTGAATTGACATAGTACTTTAAATAAACAAGAAATTTTGCTTCAATCTCGCGGAAGTGGTCCTGCAGTTCTCTAAATTCATTGGCATCAATTCTTGAAACTTCACCAATATCTTTTTCAGTCACTATGACAGCCTTCGCAAAATCAAGTGCAGGAATTCGCCCAACCGTACTTAAAGATTTTCTCCCAGACTCAATAAAGAAGAAACAATGCGGCACTCTACCCGTTTTAGGACGATGCGCACTCGTCCTAAACGGAATAGCGAATTTTTTTTGTCCAACCTGTAGAACTAACACAAGATGTGG
It includes:
- the tsaA gene encoding tRNA (N6-threonylcarbamoyladenosine(37)-N6)-methyltransferase TrmO is translated as MEKRKEITFKVIARIRSDFPDKFGIPRQSGLLKNLRSTIVFEPEFRNADALRGLDGFSHLWLLWIFSENVRDTWKPTVRPPRLGGNTRLGVFATRSSFRPNPLAMSCVKIEKINLTGEGAPSITVSGADLMDGTPIVDIKPYLPYADSVPEATGGFAEAVRFNKLEVSFADGVFAPGSAAAFPEQKKAALVELLSEDPRPAYQRSADRIYGIRFAGFEIKFQVQGDHLTVVAILPLQA